The following proteins come from a genomic window of Aricia agestis chromosome 19, ilAriAges1.1, whole genome shotgun sequence:
- the LOC121736350 gene encoding bromodomain-containing protein 8 isoform X1 — translation MSSIQERLQLKRVPLDTWNIREQLCLASAVVRSGDQNWMSVSRAIKTIGEATRPPDWYSQKSCAAQYGVLLENVETPKRKKRNSEGAVETPQESIYKLLTQQRIAEIQNTLTEMNNQYEQLKNEVAEVSNPSTSEERLQELWAGVEAAKRARERENARRAAWLKEREDRRARAERTWRPTTTPPSTPSPAPPSSPLLTSLLKSSPVVTTPQHIPHPATIVDAVSPSAGAPTLSLLLEQGQRESKHAAIEHIKSQLVQIEHQLKASSSSPVVPAVPVPAVVPGAAPVPAVDIDDIEIKAEDVYAFRDVDIHLPPVTAIHKPARTPEKATLKRDEEAPAPPPVEEEVLLKEEPAQAEAMVADVTSDVEMSEEPESTSKQEPEAPEPEIKVTEVEVAPEVALEVTEVEVKFPAAEVKFPPPEVKFPTPEIKIIAPDDDQVKEEMKGEAESTAVEDAPPDPPPADETPERSDVTEESIPEPAEAAPPAPPAPPAPAAPAAEPPAVDPSDIPLPPGDPAPPPTDIASIPSPDGPAPADSPSELEMIQREMEGQAGRADVDDGRTDVQDGQTDADADRTDEQDVKKEDDAEDSIPLKEMMEGVAGGGAGGGAGGEAREDDNTETDDDTPMEVRMLSREEEKDGKKKRDYSRKKKSDSRTCSGSESAAEASAPESPSAADERQHRLWRKSVMLVYSRLCAHKYASLFLRPISDEEAPGYSTVVKRPMDLTTIRRHIDAGRIRSTAELQRDVLLMLANALMYNSSRHSVYTMAREMHEEAQNQLGMLLAAQAHAGLVAEPPRRKRRPAAHATPTKRRHT, via the exons ATGAGCTCAATTCAAGAGAGGTTGCAATTAAAACGTGTGCCACTGGATACGTGGAATATTCGGGAACAACTGTGTCTCGCATCGGCGGTCGTGCGCAGTGGAGATCAAAATTGGATGTCTGTCTCTCGCGCTATCAAAACAATCGGCGAAGCCACCAGGCCTCCGGATTGGTATTCGCAGAAAAG CTGTGCAGCACAGTATGGTGTGTTGttggaaaatgtggaaacaCCCAAAAGAAAGAAACGGAACTCAGAGGGCGCTGTGGAGACCCCACAAGAGAGTATTTACAAATTGCTTACGCAACAGAGAATTGCAGAAATACAGAACACATTGACAGAAATGAATAATCAATATGAACAACTCAAG aaCGAAGTTGCGGAGGTGTCGAATCCATCGACAAGCGAGGAGCGACTGCAGGAGCTGTGGGCGGGCGTGGAGGCGGCGAAGCgggcgagagagagagagaacgCGCGGCGCGCTGCGTGGCTGAAAGAGAGGGAAGACAGACGCGCGAGGGCCGAGAGGACTTGGCGTCCGACGACCACACCACCGTCTACAC CGTCGCCGGCGCCGCCGTCGTCGCCGCTGCTGACATCGCTGCTCAAGTCCTCGCCCGTGGTGACCACGCCGCAGCACATACCGCACCCGGCTACCATCGTGG ACGCGGTGTCGCCGTCAGCGGGCGCGCCGACGTTGTCGCTGCTGCTGGAGCAGGGCCAGCGGGAGAGTAAGCACGCCGCCATCGAGCACATCAAGAGCCAGCTGGTCCAGATCGAACACCAGCTCAAGG CGAGCTCAAGTTCCCCCGTGGTTCCGGCGGTGCCGGTCCCGGCCGTGGTTCCCGGCGCGGCGCCGGTGCCGGCGGTCGACATCGACGACATCGAGATCAAGGCGGAGGACGTGTACGCGTTCCGCGACGTCGACATACACCTGCCGCCCGTCACCGCCATACACAAGCCCGCCAG GACGCCAGAGAAGGCGACTCTTAAGAGAGACGAAGAGGCACCCGCACCGCCGCCGGTCGAGGAGGAAGTGCTACTTAAG GAGGAGCCGGCGCAGGCGGAGGCGATGGTCGCTGACGTCACTTCGGATGTTGAAATG AGCGAGGAGCCGGAGTCAACGTCGAAACAGGAGCCGGAAGCACCTGAACCGGAAATCAAGGTCACCGAAGTCGAGGTCGCCCCCGAGGTTGCCCTCGAGGTCACCGAGGTGGAGGTGAAGTTCCCGGCGGCGGAGGTGAAGTTCCCCCCTCCCGAGGTGAAGTTCCCCACGCCTGAGATTAAGATCATCGCACCGGATGATGACCAG GTGAAAGAAGAAATGAAGGGGGAGGCGGAGAGCACCGCGGTCGAGGACGCGCCCCCAGACCCTCCTCCCGCAGACGAAACGCCTGAGAG atCTGATGTTACCGAGGAGTCGATACCGGAGCCCGCGGAGGCAGCACCCCCCGCACCCCCCGCaccccccgcgcccgccgcgccggccgcggaGCCCCCCGCCGTGGACCCCAGTGACATCCCGCTGCCGCCCGGGGACCCCGCCCCGCCGCCCACCG ACATAGCGAGTATACCGTCCCCGGACGGTCCCGCGCCGGCGGACAGTCCCAGCGAGCTGGAGATGATCCAGCGCGAGATGGAGGGGCAGGCCGGACGGGCGGACGTTGacgacggacggacggacgtccaagacggacagacggacgccGATGCGGACCGGACTGACGAGCAAGATGTGAAGAAGGAGGATGACGCTGAG GACTCAATACCGTTGAAGGAGATGATGGAGGGCGTGGCCGgtggcggcgcggggggcggggccggCGGGGAGGCGCGCGAGGACGACAACACGGAGACTGACGATGACACGCCCATGGAGGTACGCATG TTGAGTCGAGAAGAGGAGAAAGACGGCAAGAAGAAAAGGGACTACTCGCGGAAGAAGAAGTCTGACTCCAGAA CGTGTTCGGGTTCGGAGAGCGCGGCGGAGGCGTCCGCGCCGGAGTCGCCGAGCGCCGCCGACGAGCGGCAACACCGACTGTGGCGGAAGAGCGTCATGCTCGTTTACAGcag GTTATGCGCCCACAAGTACGCGTCGCTGTTCCTGCGTCCGATCTCTGACGAGGAGGCGCCGGGGTACAGTACAGTAGTCAAGCGGCCTATGGACCTCACCACGATCAGGCGTCACATCGACGCCGGCCGCATCCGCAGCACCGCGGAGCTGCAGCGCGACGTGCTACTGATGCTCGCCAACGCGCTCATGTACAACAGCAGCCGGCACAGCGTGTACACCATGGCGCGGGAGATGCACGAGGAg GCTCAGAATCAGCTGGGTATGCTACTAGCGGCGCAGGCGCACGCGGGCTTGGTAGCGGAGCCGCCGCGCCGCAAGCGCCGCCCCGCCGCGCACGCCACGCCCACTAAACGACGACACACCTAG
- the LOC121736350 gene encoding bromodomain-containing protein 8 isoform X2: protein MSSIQERLQLKRVPLDTWNIREQLCLASAVVRSGDQNWMSVSRAIKTIGEATRPPDWYSQKSCAAQYGVLLENVETPKRKKRNSEGAVETPQESIYKLLTQQRIAEIQNTLTEMNNQYEQLKNEVAEVSNPSTSEERLQELWAGVEAAKRARERENARRAAWLKEREDRRARAERTWRPTTTPPSTPSPAPPSSPLLTSLLKSSPVVTTPQHIPHPATIVDAVSPSAGAPTLSLLLEQGQRESKHAAIEHIKSQLVQIEHQLKASSSSPVVPAVPVPAVVPGAAPVPAVDIDDIEIKAEDVYAFRDVDIHLPPVTAIHKPARTPEKATLKRDEEAPAPPPVEEEVLLKEEPAQAEAMVADVTSDVEMSEEPESTSKQEPEAPEPEIKVTEVEVAPEVALEVTEVEVKFPAAEVKFPPPEVKFPTPEIKIIAPDDDQVKEEMKGEAESTAVEDAPPDPPPADETPERSDVTEESIPEPAEAAPPAPPAPPAPAAPAAEPPAVDPSDIPLPPGDPAPPPTDIASIPSPDGPAPADSPSELEMIQREMEGQAGRADVDDGRTDVQDGQTDADADRTDEQDVKKEDDAEDSIPLKEMMEGVAGGGAGGGAGGEAREDDNTETDDDTPMELSREEEKDGKKKRDYSRKKKSDSRTCSGSESAAEASAPESPSAADERQHRLWRKSVMLVYSRLCAHKYASLFLRPISDEEAPGYSTVVKRPMDLTTIRRHIDAGRIRSTAELQRDVLLMLANALMYNSSRHSVYTMAREMHEEAQNQLGMLLAAQAHAGLVAEPPRRKRRPAAHATPTKRRHT from the exons ATGAGCTCAATTCAAGAGAGGTTGCAATTAAAACGTGTGCCACTGGATACGTGGAATATTCGGGAACAACTGTGTCTCGCATCGGCGGTCGTGCGCAGTGGAGATCAAAATTGGATGTCTGTCTCTCGCGCTATCAAAACAATCGGCGAAGCCACCAGGCCTCCGGATTGGTATTCGCAGAAAAG CTGTGCAGCACAGTATGGTGTGTTGttggaaaatgtggaaacaCCCAAAAGAAAGAAACGGAACTCAGAGGGCGCTGTGGAGACCCCACAAGAGAGTATTTACAAATTGCTTACGCAACAGAGAATTGCAGAAATACAGAACACATTGACAGAAATGAATAATCAATATGAACAACTCAAG aaCGAAGTTGCGGAGGTGTCGAATCCATCGACAAGCGAGGAGCGACTGCAGGAGCTGTGGGCGGGCGTGGAGGCGGCGAAGCgggcgagagagagagagaacgCGCGGCGCGCTGCGTGGCTGAAAGAGAGGGAAGACAGACGCGCGAGGGCCGAGAGGACTTGGCGTCCGACGACCACACCACCGTCTACAC CGTCGCCGGCGCCGCCGTCGTCGCCGCTGCTGACATCGCTGCTCAAGTCCTCGCCCGTGGTGACCACGCCGCAGCACATACCGCACCCGGCTACCATCGTGG ACGCGGTGTCGCCGTCAGCGGGCGCGCCGACGTTGTCGCTGCTGCTGGAGCAGGGCCAGCGGGAGAGTAAGCACGCCGCCATCGAGCACATCAAGAGCCAGCTGGTCCAGATCGAACACCAGCTCAAGG CGAGCTCAAGTTCCCCCGTGGTTCCGGCGGTGCCGGTCCCGGCCGTGGTTCCCGGCGCGGCGCCGGTGCCGGCGGTCGACATCGACGACATCGAGATCAAGGCGGAGGACGTGTACGCGTTCCGCGACGTCGACATACACCTGCCGCCCGTCACCGCCATACACAAGCCCGCCAG GACGCCAGAGAAGGCGACTCTTAAGAGAGACGAAGAGGCACCCGCACCGCCGCCGGTCGAGGAGGAAGTGCTACTTAAG GAGGAGCCGGCGCAGGCGGAGGCGATGGTCGCTGACGTCACTTCGGATGTTGAAATG AGCGAGGAGCCGGAGTCAACGTCGAAACAGGAGCCGGAAGCACCTGAACCGGAAATCAAGGTCACCGAAGTCGAGGTCGCCCCCGAGGTTGCCCTCGAGGTCACCGAGGTGGAGGTGAAGTTCCCGGCGGCGGAGGTGAAGTTCCCCCCTCCCGAGGTGAAGTTCCCCACGCCTGAGATTAAGATCATCGCACCGGATGATGACCAG GTGAAAGAAGAAATGAAGGGGGAGGCGGAGAGCACCGCGGTCGAGGACGCGCCCCCAGACCCTCCTCCCGCAGACGAAACGCCTGAGAG atCTGATGTTACCGAGGAGTCGATACCGGAGCCCGCGGAGGCAGCACCCCCCGCACCCCCCGCaccccccgcgcccgccgcgccggccgcggaGCCCCCCGCCGTGGACCCCAGTGACATCCCGCTGCCGCCCGGGGACCCCGCCCCGCCGCCCACCG ACATAGCGAGTATACCGTCCCCGGACGGTCCCGCGCCGGCGGACAGTCCCAGCGAGCTGGAGATGATCCAGCGCGAGATGGAGGGGCAGGCCGGACGGGCGGACGTTGacgacggacggacggacgtccaagacggacagacggacgccGATGCGGACCGGACTGACGAGCAAGATGTGAAGAAGGAGGATGACGCTGAG GACTCAATACCGTTGAAGGAGATGATGGAGGGCGTGGCCGgtggcggcgcggggggcggggccggCGGGGAGGCGCGCGAGGACGACAACACGGAGACTGACGATGACACGCCCATGGAG TTGAGTCGAGAAGAGGAGAAAGACGGCAAGAAGAAAAGGGACTACTCGCGGAAGAAGAAGTCTGACTCCAGAA CGTGTTCGGGTTCGGAGAGCGCGGCGGAGGCGTCCGCGCCGGAGTCGCCGAGCGCCGCCGACGAGCGGCAACACCGACTGTGGCGGAAGAGCGTCATGCTCGTTTACAGcag GTTATGCGCCCACAAGTACGCGTCGCTGTTCCTGCGTCCGATCTCTGACGAGGAGGCGCCGGGGTACAGTACAGTAGTCAAGCGGCCTATGGACCTCACCACGATCAGGCGTCACATCGACGCCGGCCGCATCCGCAGCACCGCGGAGCTGCAGCGCGACGTGCTACTGATGCTCGCCAACGCGCTCATGTACAACAGCAGCCGGCACAGCGTGTACACCATGGCGCGGGAGATGCACGAGGAg GCTCAGAATCAGCTGGGTATGCTACTAGCGGCGCAGGCGCACGCGGGCTTGGTAGCGGAGCCGCCGCGCCGCAAGCGCCGCCCCGCCGCGCACGCCACGCCCACTAAACGACGACACACCTAG